A part of Liolophura sinensis isolate JHLJ2023 chromosome 1, CUHK_Ljap_v2, whole genome shotgun sequence genomic DNA contains:
- the LOC135471344 gene encoding beta-1,4-N-acetylgalactosaminyltransferase bre-4-like yields the protein MAKLRCSRRCRQTITMLVIPFVCLLGLSMREITERIAHHNKEVRREAMARFLKENPFVVQLQNRIASRRIRALIERETNGYRLTDESPVKDIGRNIKQMGSARVYRDIPNCPTDHPLFGPIEVNINKTLNVTMEDVININRDVKKGGLWRPSHCRSPRRVGIVIPFRNREQHLRILLYHLLPLLKRQLLDFQIFVVEQIGNTTFNKGKLMNAGFLEAIYFGDFHCFIFHDVDLIPEDDRILYRCPRTPRHLSVAVDTLDYKLPYDKLVGGVLNMPVDSFIAVNGYSNMFWGWGGEDDEMGERIYEIGARIQRPPANIARYKMIIHKKSPADHYDGVHKLLDTVPKRILTDGLNSIQYSLKGIHFKKLYTHIWIDVGLPPDYKKNTTQETKSAPDTASEKSDLPEVKQTDKNNEQWTKSDTTPEKEGSGRS from the exons ATGGCGAAACTGCGCTGTAGCAGGCGCTGTAGACAGACAATCACCATGCTTGTTATCCCCTTCGTCTGCCTGCTAGGACTGAGCATGCGAGAGATCACTGAGCGCATCGCCCACCACAACAAGGAGGTACGACGAGAGGCTATGGCCCGGTTTTTGAAGGAGAACCCATTCGTGGTGCAGCTGCAAAATAGGATTGCTTCCCGGCGGATTAGAGCGTTGATCGAACGGGAGACTAACGGCTATCGCCTGACGGACGAATCGCCGGTGAAGGACATCGGCAGGAATATCAAACAGATGGGCAGCGCCAGGGTGTATCGTGACATACCCAACTGCCCCACGGATCACCCACTct TCGGTCCAATAGAGGTTAACATTAACAAAACTCTGAATGTGACGATGGAGGATGTGATCAACATTAACAGAGACGTTAAGAAGGGAGGATTATGGCGGCCTAGCCACTGTCGATCTCCTCGCAGAGTTGGAATTGTGATTCCATTTCGTAACCGAGAACAACACCTCAGGATTCTACTCTATCATCTGCTGCCCCTGCTTAAACGTCAGCTTCTAGACTTCCAGATTTTTGTTGTCGAACAG ATTGGCAACACAACGTTTAACAAGGGCAAGCTGATGAACGCGGGTTTCCTAGAGGCTATATATTTCGGTGACTTCCACTGTTTCATATTTCACGACGTCGACCTGATCCCTGAAGATGACCGGATCCTGTACAGGTGTCCACGAACCCCTCGACACCTCTCAGTGGCTGTGGACACTCTTGACTACAA GTTGCCCTACGATAAGCTTGTAGGAGGGGTTCTAAACATGCCCGTGGACTCTTTCATCGCAGTTAATGGATACTCAAACATGTTTTGGGGATGGGGAGGAGAGGACGACGAGATGGGCGAAAG AATCTATGAAATTGGAGCAAGAATTCAAAGACCACCTGCAAACATCGCTAGATACAAGATGATAATCCATAAGAAAAGTCCCGCTGATCATTATGATGGAGT GCACAAGCTTCTGGATACTGTACCAAAGCGAATTTTAACAGACGGACTGAACAGTATCCAATACAGCCTAAAAGGAATTCACTTCAAAAAGCTTTACACTCATATATGGATAGACGTAGGTCTGCCTCCCgattacaagaaaaatactACACAGGAGACAAAAAGCGCACCAGACACTGCTTCAGAGAAGAGTGATTTGCCAGAAGTgaaacaaactgacaaaaacaatGAGCAGTGGACAAAAAGCGACACCACACCAGAGAAGGAAGGCAGTGGAAGGAGCTGA